The nucleotide sequence CGAGCTCCCCAAATATCACACGTAATGAGAAATCGTTCATAAATAACGGCGGGTGTACATATAAAGAGATGTTTCTTGTTTCTGCCTCAATCGGATACTTCATTATTTCCAAAGCTATTCCTAATCTTTCATATAGCTGGCGCAATTGATCGACATTCTCAGATGAATAATGCGTTGATCCGAGGTAAATTTTTTTCTTCACACCAGTTGTTAACACATGATTACGTGGTTGATTCTCTATCCAACGCGTATCACCAAAGTAGGTGGAGAAACTTATTATTTCTACATTTGGATTCATACGTCTCATATAGTTTTTCACTAAACGATTTGAACCGAAAGTGGGCGAAACTAAAACAACGCATTTAACTTGTTTTAAAAGATCGTCACTTATTTGCTTCAATACATCCATGTAAGCATCGGTTGTTACCGAAAAGATAAGCGTATCCCAATCACCTTGAATCGTTTCATATCCTTTAAATACTTTGTCTACGTAGCACTGCCCTGCCATAGCTTGATGCTGTTCGTTTTGAACACTCGCTTGAATGAGGTGATTACTTGACTCAAGAGCTTTAAAGACTTTTTCTGAACGAACAGATTCCCTACCAGAGATCCCTACATCGCAATTCAACTGTTTTTTTAACGTGACCGCCAATTGAATAGATGTAGGCCCAGTTCCTAATAGTAGTACTCGTTGAAATCCACTCATAAAAACCTCCCTTTCTATTAAAATATTTTTTTGTAAAGAGCTATATCAAAGATTTGATTTGGGCGTATTACATTCTCAACTAACCGCCACTTATTTTCATCCACTTCTCTCATTGGATAATTAAACAAAGATTTTAACTGATCCCCATATCTCATCGCGACTACAACTTGTTCATCAGTCGACTCATATAATTGGTCTAATATGTCGTATTTGCTTTCAACCGTTGAACTAAAAATTACATGGGTGAGATCTCGACAAAGTTCAAGATCTTCCACCGATGATTTTTCTAACTTTATGTTCAGTCCTCTCCCCAATCTTTCCACGACATCTCGGCCAAGATTAATAGCCTCTTCATCAATATCGATGCCAACTACTTCCGCTCCGGTGCGTTTGGCGATTAATAAGGGAGTCATTGGAAATGCACCCGATCCTACTAATAATACTTTTGAATCAAAGGAAATTCGAAAACTACCGAACTCTTCTTCTATGCATGATTCGATATTTTGAAAATAATCGGTGATTTCTACTTTTTCATCTCGTAACTTTAAAGCACGATATTTTTCCATCATCGCAACAGCTCGTGCTGATTGTTTTCTTAAATCCGCCAGAAGCTGATTCCATTCGCTCATTTTTTGAAGTTCTAATTGCTCCCAAACCTTTTGATTTTTTTCATTCGTTATAAAATGAGCGTATTCGTTAATTAAATGCTCCAATTGAGAATAATGACTTGTCGTATAATCATGCTTTCCCACTAGTTCGTTAAACTTTGCTAAAAACGAATCTAACGTTTCTTGAAACGTTTGTAATACAACCAATCGTTTTCCTCCTTATCATTTGGGTATTAAATTTGTATAAACGCCTTCCCCTGTGCGACGATTCCAACACCTCCTTCAATCGAAATGCTAGTTAAATTCCCTTCTTGGCAAGTAGCCACTACTTTCATTTCACCACCTGGCTGGCAAATCGTTGC is from Bacillus kexueae and encodes:
- a CDS encoding opine metallophore biosynthesis dehydrogenase translates to MSGFQRVLLLGTGPTSIQLAVTLKKQLNCDVGISGRESVRSEKVFKALESSNHLIQASVQNEQHQAMAGQCYVDKVFKGYETIQGDWDTLIFSVTTDAYMDVLKQISDDLLKQVKCVVLVSPTFGSNRLVKNYMRRMNPNVEIISFSTYFGDTRWIENQPRNHVLTTGVKKKIYLGSTHYSSENVDQLRQLYERLGIALEIMKYPIEAETRNISLYVHPPLFMNDFSLRVIFGELETKKYVYKIYPEGPITQNLIEEMLAHWKEIITIIEKMNIQSINLLKFMIDDNYPVRQENLSRKDIESFNHLPSIHQQYLLYIRYTSLLIDPFSEPDEQGKYFDFSAVPFRKVFVNKEGYWDIPRMPKEDYYRVKIIQGIANYLKVDCPTIDRFIERYERKIDQFARSHSGELRSHAFTAQNFEEDLQMICDEFEKGYKEKSKS
- a CDS encoding methyltransferase domain-containing protein; the protein is MVVLQTFQETLDSFLAKFNELVGKHDYTTSHYSQLEHLINEYAHFITNEKNQKVWEQLELQKMSEWNQLLADLRKQSARAVAMMEKYRALKLRDEKVEITDYFQNIESCIEEEFGSFRISFDSKVLLVGSGAFPMTPLLIAKRTGAEVVGIDIDEEAINLGRDVVERLGRGLNIKLEKSSVEDLELCRDLTHVIFSSTVESKYDILDQLYESTDEQVVVAMRYGDQLKSLFNYPMREVDENKWRLVENVIRPNQIFDIALYKKIF